The Echinicola jeungdonensis genome segment GCGGCAGATTCTTCTTTTGAGGACATCGAGGGGAGTTTTAGTTCAAAGGAAATCAAAAACAATTATAAGAGGTTCAAAAATGAGGAATTGGCAGATGCTGTGGCAGGAGAAATCCAAACCAATGAATTACCCATCATAGTGCAATTACTGGACAAGCAGGGAGAGATTATCAAAGAAAGTTATCTAACCGAGAATTCTAAATTTAGATTTAGGAATATCCAAGCAGGAGAATATCAAATCCGTGCTATTATAGATAAAAACCTAAACCACCGTTGGGATCCGGGAAACCTTTACCTGGGAAAACAGCCAGAACCCGTGTATCATTTTACCAATCCAGAAACCAATTCCAGAAATGTTGTTTTGCGCGGGGGATGGACCAATGAAGGCATTATAATCCAACCTAACCGCCCATCCGGCCTGGTTAATGCCCCAACGGAAAAGGATTCCATACCGCTGTAAATTTCTTTTCAGGAGCAATAATTTATGTAGATAAGTATGGAATAGAATGTGAATAACTGTCCATAACTTATGGATAAAAATGAAGTTATCCCGAAAGGCCACTGCTTTTCGGGATCATTTTATTTGGCCTTGGGATAACCACTATTTTATTAACGCTTATCCACAATTGTACACACACCGATTAATTAACAAATAAGCCTGTAGCCAATTACCCACATTTACGCCATTAAATATCAAAAACCCTTAAGCTTAATAACTTACAAGTGCATAACTTGTGGAAGAAAGGTGAATAGGACATGGATAAACAGTTATAAAAATGTGGGAAAATAAATTAGGCCAGTTTACCCACAAATCCACACCTTAATAACCACTATAGTTTTTTTAAATAAATAATTAAATATAATATATAAGGTGTGGATGATTGTAAAGAAGTGAACAAACGTTTCTTGGGTTTTCCAAAGCTTTTTCATTTGGATTGTTAAAGAAATTTCTTTCTATGGATCATTTAAATATCAGGTTGATTTAGAAAGGTGTTTTAAAACCCATTTAAAAGCCTTGAAGTAAAAATAAGGGTAACTTATGCCCATGAGTAAATAATGGTTTTAAAAGCAAAGCAAATGGCTTTAAACAAGGAAATAAATGGAGATCAACTGAATAATTCCAACATCCTAAATTTAGCTTTTTTAATAGCCCTTCAATTCAACAGTTAGGACATGATTTAAAAAAGAAGATACGAATTGAAAATTTTTTCTTGAAAAATCTTGTACTTACCAGTATTTTGTAAATAAAACTAAAGACTGAGGGCATTTTTGAATTGGCCCTTAAATTGCTACTTAATGTTAGTAAATTGAGAAATTTTGAACCTGAAGATTGCAGCCATGGCTAAAAGAATACTGTTAGTTGGAATTTTGATGATTATTTCCTGTGCAGAACTTTGGGCTCAGGATAATATCCATTTTACGGATTTTTATATCTCAGCAGGATATAGAAACCAACCTTATAGCCAATTAAACCAAAATTTGTCCGGATCCGGGTATCAAACTTTTAACGAAAATACGGGTATTTTGGGGGCTGGAATATCTTATGTCAACCAAGGCCCCTTAGGATATTTTGTTGAGTCGGAATTTAACCTTAACCGGAAACAGTTCAGTAATGATGAGGTTAATTATCGGTATTTGCCCATCCATGTAACAGGAGGAATTCAGTATTACGTGGGCAATTGTCAAAATAAGGATTTTAGGGTTTATCCCAAATTGGGGGTTTTTTATGGAACCACATCTTTGGATTTGATTGCCAAAAATGTGAATGCTGATTTTGATCAGAATTTGATGGGAAATATGAACACAAGTTTCTTATATCAGCGAAATTACGGGATCAATTTCAGTCTCAATGCAGATAAACTTTTGGGAGCCTTTTTAAAACCCACCACCCAAATAGGGGTTTATTCACGGATGGGCATCCAAGTGGGGTATATGTGGAATATTATTTCCAGTGATACCAAGTTGAGGAGGAATTTCAATTCGGATTTAAGAAAGGACTTTGAAATTTCAAACGCCCCGGAATTTGATCCCAGCACTTTTTATGTGAAATTAAATTTTGCCATTGGAAAATTTGAAAAGATGAAAGAGCGATAATGAAAATTTGGATTAAGGATTTTTGAAGGTATAATTCTCCAATTTTCATTTTTAGGGATTGATCAAAATGAAAAACAATTCATATCGGTTTAATTTTTTTGATAATTTCCATATCCCAATTGATCTATTCATCCATTATGACCTCAAATCCCTTATCCCATTTTTAATCTCCAAAAAATGCTGGCCATTTTTTAATACTTAGTATGCATGCATACAAAAAAATATCTATATTACATAGAGAACATTTCAAACGGCCAATATCCATGAAACCTGAGGAAACCGTCGATTTTTATATCAAAACATCATGGCATGCCATTTCCAGGATGTACAATCAAAAAGCGGCGGAGCAGGAATTTACCACTTCCATAGGGTTTGTTCTGATCAACATCAATTCCCATGAAGGAACGCCAGCAACTAAAATTGCCCCTTTATTGGGACTTGAATCCAGGAGTCTTACTCGGATGTTGAAATCAATGGAGGAAAAGGGCTTGATCTGTAGAAAGCAAGATCCTTCTGATAAAAGATCTGTACGTATTTTTTTGACTGAGGAGGGAAAAAAGAAAAAGGAAATTTCCATACAGGCCATTCAGGAATTTAATGAATCCATCCGTAGTAAAGTCAGCCAAAATGAATTGGAGACCTTTTTCAAGGTATTCCGTAAAATCAATCAAGTTATAGAGAAAACACAAAATGAATCAATAAAACCTTCATCATAGATAAGGACCATTTTATTCAAAAATGAAACTGATATGAAAAGAACCATTCAAAAAGTAGCCATTTTAGGTTCTGGAGTAATGGGGTCCAGAATTGCCTGCCATTTTGCCAATATAGGCGTACAGGTATTGTTACTGGATATTTTGCCCAAAGCACCCAATGAGGGAGAAACCAAAAAGGGCCTTTCGTTGGAGGACAAGCCAGTAAGAAACAGGATTGTCAATGAATCCCTGACCAATACCTTAAAATCCAAACCTTCACCCATTTATGACCAATCCTTTACTTCCAGAATAAAAACGGGAAATTTTGAGGATGATCTGTCAAAAATAAAGAATTACGATTGGGTAATTGAAGTCGTTGTTGAAAAACTGGAGATCAAACAATCCCTTTATGAAAAAGTGGAAATGCACCGCAAACCGGGAACTTTGATTACTTCCAATACTTCTGGAATTCCCATGAAAATGCTTTGTCAAGGTAGAAGTGAAGACTTTCAGGAAAATTTTGCAGGGACCCACTTTTTCAATCCCCCTCGTTACCTCCGGCTATTAGAGATTATTCCTGGCCCAAAAACAAATCCTGATATCATCACATTTTTGATGGATTATGGCGACCGCTTTTTGGGTAAAGAAACCGTTTTATGCAAAGATACCCCCGCTTTTATTGCCAACCGGATTGGGGTCTACGCCATGATGTCCAGCATGCATCTGATAGAAAAAATGGGCTTAGGGGTTTCGGAAGTGGACAAACTCACAGGAACGGTAATAGGCAGGGCCAAATCGGCCACTTTCCGGACCATGGATGTAGTGGGATTGGATACCATGGTAAATGTCGCTAACAATCTCCATCAGGCTCTACAAAATGACGAATCCAAGGACCAGTTCAAATTGCCGGAGATAGTAAAAGTCCCTTATGAAAATAAATGGTGGGGAGATAAAACCGGCAAAGGATTTTTCCATATGATCCGGCATGATAATGGAAAAAAGGAATTGAAAGAGCTGGATTTTGAAAGTTTTGAATACAAACCTGTGGAAAAACCGGATATCAAAGCCCTTGGAGAGGCCAAAGATATTCAAGATGTTAAGCAGCGCATCAAATTTTTGGTAAACGATCAAAATACGGTAGGGGAATTTTAT includes the following:
- a CDS encoding MarR family winged helix-turn-helix transcriptional regulator; the protein is MKPEETVDFYIKTSWHAISRMYNQKAAEQEFTTSIGFVLININSHEGTPATKIAPLLGLESRSLTRMLKSMEEKGLICRKQDPSDKRSVRIFLTEEGKKKKEISIQAIQEFNESIRSKVSQNELETFFKVFRKINQVIEKTQNESIKPSS